In Anomaloglossus baeobatrachus isolate aAnoBae1 chromosome 3, aAnoBae1.hap1, whole genome shotgun sequence, one genomic interval encodes:
- the LOC142297310 gene encoding general transcription factor II-I repeat domain-containing protein 2-like, translated as MATAKKRKVDAECRAFQDKWTNDYFFVEVKGKPVCLVCSETLAVMKKANLERHYSSKHAKLNELEGQMRLDKINALRRSLELQQSAFNKPRCDRSNVIQTSYVVSELIAKKLRPHVEGEFVKECMVAAAELLAPEKVKLFQNVSLSRRTVSDRITDLAQDIEKSLKDSVGDFQFFSLACDETTDITNTAQLAILIRGITAEFGIREELLSLEAMHGSTRGEDLFEKLVLAMKKLELSFEKLSGLTTDGAPAMVGSQKGLIAFVKKEMNRLSLDPSDLIICHCIIHQESLCAQSLRLNNVMSTVVSCINFIKSRALNSRQFKELLNDLECEYGDLVYHCEVRWLSRGNMLMRFYQLLEEVKEFMEMKGKPVSELRDSKWQCDLAFMVDITKYLSELNVKLQGPNQLLSSLLSNVKSFETKLKLWKTQLERNNTVHFPTLERQKPLTTLEYAGECAKLIEAFDERFKDVKSKQMELNIFATPFNVEPADVPDNLQHEIIQLQNDDELKARYNNLPLLEFYKRYVSNDDFPTLRRHALKFASVFGTTYCCEQFFSKLSIAKSRLRSRLTDTNLENQLRVATSSIPPNIARLTKDKTFQPSH; from the coding sequence ATGGCCACTGCAAAGAAAAGAAAAGTTGATGCAGAATGTCGAGCTTTTCAAGATAAATGGACAAATGATTATTTTTTTGTTGAAGTCAAAGGCAAACCTGTGTGCCTGGTTTGTAGTGAAACATTAGCAGTTATGAAAAAAGCCAATCTGGAGCGTCATTACAGCTCAAAACATGCAAAACTCAATGAATTGGAAGGCCAAATGCGTCTGGATAAAATCAACGCACTTCGGCGGAGTTTGGAATTGCAGCAGTCTGCATTTAATAAGCCTCGGTGTGACAGAAGCAACGTTATTCAGACAAGCTATGTAGTGAGCGAGCTAATTGCGAAGAAGCTGAGACCTCATGTAGAGGGAGAATTTGTGAAAGAGTGCATGGTGGCTGCTGCAGAGTTGTTAGCACCAGAAAAAGTGAAATTATTTCAGAATGTTAGTTTGTCTCGAAGAACCGTATCAGATCGGATTACTGACTTAGCACAAGACATTGAAAAATCACTCAAGGATTCAGTAGGAGATTTCCAATTTTTCTCTCTGGCTTGTGATGAGACAACGGACATAACAAATACTGCCCAACTGGCCATTTTAATTCGTGGGATCACTGCAGAGTTTGGCATACGAGAAGAACTGCTATCACTGGAAGCCATGCATGGCAGTACAAGAGGGGAAGACTTATTTGAGAAACTTGTTTTAGCAATGAAAAAACTTGAGCTCTCATTTGAAAAGTTATCTGGCCTTACTACAGATGGAGCTCCAGCCATGGTTGGCTCACAGAAAGGATTAATTGCTTTTGTCAAGAAAGAGATGAATCGTCTTAGTCTTGATCCTAGTGATTTAATTATATGCCACTGCATCATACACCAAGAAAGTCTCTGTGCACAGTCATTGCGGCTCAACAATGTGATGTCAACAGTAGTGTCATGCATAAACTTTATCAAAAGCAGAGCGCTAAATAGTCGCCAGTTTAAGGAATTACTGAATGATCTTGAATGTGAGTATGGTGATCTTGTCTATCACTGTGAAGTTCGGTGGCTGAGTCGCGGGAACATGCTCATGAGATTTTACCAACTGCTGGAAGAAGTCAAAGAATTCATGGAGATGAAGGGGAAACCTGTCAGTGAACTCCGTGATAGCAAGTGGCAGTGTGATCTAGCGTTCATGGTGGACATTACCAAGTACCTCTCAGAGCTGAACGTTAAGCTGCAGGGCCCCAACCAGCTTCTCAGCTCTCTACTTTCAAACGTTAAATCATTTGAAACTAAACTAAAGCTGTGGAAAACGCAACTTGAAAGGAATAATACAGTGCATTTCCCCACTCTGGAAAGACAAAAGCCTTTGACAACACTTGAATATGCTGGTGAATGTGCAAAACTAATTGAAGCATTTGATGAAAGATTCAAGGATGTCAAAAGCAAACAAATGGAATTAAACATCTTTGCTACACCATTCAATGTGGAGCCAGCTGATGTGCCTGATAACCTACAGCACGAAATCATTCAACTGCAAAACGATGATGAGCTGAAAGCTAGGTACAACAACCTCCCATTGCTTGAGTTCTATAAACGTTATGTGAGCAATGATGATTTTCCCACTTTGAGGAGACATGCATTAAAATTTGCATCTGTGTTCGGAACAACTTATTGCTGCGAGCAGTTCTTTTCAAAGCTTTCCATCGCCAAGAGTCGACTCCGCTCAAGACTGACCGATACAAACTTGGAAAACCAGTTGCGAGTAGCAACATCATCAATACCTCCTAACATCGCACGGCTCACCAAAGACAAAACGTTCCAGCCATCACATTAA